Proteins encoded together in one Lathyrus oleraceus cultivar Zhongwan6 chromosome 5, CAAS_Psat_ZW6_1.0, whole genome shotgun sequence window:
- the LOC127081136 gene encoding NAC domain-containing protein 62: MGSLDCVPSLEDGTAVLSLNSLPLGFRFRPTDEELIDYYLRSKINGNGDEVWVIREIDVCKWEPWDMPDLSVIRNKDPEWFFFCPQDRKYPNGHRLNRATNHGYWKATGKDRKIKSGTLLIGMKKTLVFYSGRAPKGKRTNWVMHEYRPTLQELDGTNPGQSPYVLCRLFKKNDESIEASNCGEVEQTNSAPMAANYSPEEIQSNPAPITASTSQVTEEDKQLAIIPDIYEETISDAINSVECHSDGYGAHDVQKQIEKLVAEEDHALNFDIYYNPKDGLLLDDRLYSPVLAHMPPEFDYQANSESDGQCGLQYGTNEINISDFLDSNLNWDQIPCEESSNYQQNFPLLLNVKDNGSGSDSDAEVANMMTCTQAVYPHEVIDRRIPFTTTPSFCRTFDYNGGDQKSDVVLLQNKFQTTFPSDVNYGEVYNINAYDQPRSYNNTFISGESGIIRRTRPARDEQLKPNSNQGNAERRIRLGNAGHGSNRSSKQEQHSSKPITAVEKKAAENHAADDESSTGTTHTYKKRKASKSVVHRNISVLLGRVRAPFRSKNSSSNCALWSSVFVVSASVLVSLVAFTNIWGCIKF, encoded by the exons ATGGGTTCTCTTGACTGTGTTCCATCGCTTGAAGATGGTACGGCGGTGTTGTCTCTGAATTCGCTACCGTTAGGGTTCCGATTCCGACCTACCGACGAGGAACTTATCGATTACTATCTACGTTCGAAGATCAATGGAAATGGGGACGAGGTTTGGGTTATACGAGAAATTGATGTCTGCAAATGGGAACCCTGGGATATGCCTG ATTTGTCAGTGATACGAAACAAGGATCCGGAGTGGTTTTTCTTCTGTCCACAGGATCGAAAGTATCCAAACGGACATAGATTGAACAGAGCAACTAATCATGGATATTGGAAGGCAACAGGAAAGGACCGGAAAATCAAGTCAGGAACCCTCTTGATTGGGATGAAGAAGACTTTAGTTTTCTACAGTGGCCGTGCACCTAAAGGGAAGAGGACTAATTGGGTTATGCATGAGTATCGTCCCACCCTGCAGGAGCTTGATGGTACCAACCCAGGACAG AGTCCATATGTTCTCTGTCGATTATTTAAGAAAAACGATGAGAGCATTGAAGCATCAAACTGTGGTGAAGTGGAGCAGACTAATTCAGCTCCTATGGCTGCCAATTACTCTCCAGAAGAAATACAATCTAATCCAGCTCCTATTACAGCATCCACATCACAGGTCACGGAGGAGGATAAGCAGCTGGCTATTATCCCCGATATCTATGAGGAAACAATATCCGACGCTATAAACTCAGTTGAGTGCCATAGTGATGGATATGGTGCTCATGATGTTCAAAAACAAATTGAAAAACTAGTTGCAGAG GAGGATCATGCATTGAACTTTGACATATATTATAACCCGAAAGATGGTCTATTATTAGATGACAGGTTATACTCGCCAGTTTTGGCACATATGCCACCTGAATTTGATTATCAAGCAAACAGTGAATCTGACGGTCAATGTGGACTTCAATATGGTACCAATGAGATTAATATTTCAGACTTCTTAGATTCAAATCTTAATTGGGATCAAATTCCCTGTGAGGAGTCCAGTAATTACCAGCAGAACTTCCCCCTCTTGTTAAATGTTAAGGACAATGGTTCAGGAAGCGACTCAGACGCAGAAGTAGCCAATATGATGACT TGTACGCAAGCTGTTTATCCTCACGAGGTAATAGACAGAAGGATTCCCTTTACAACAACACCATCGTTTTGCCGCACCTTTGACTATAATGGTGGTGATCAAAAGAGCGATGTTGTATTATTACAAAACAAGTTCCAGACAACTTTTCCATCCGATGTTAATTATGGTGAAGTGTACAACATCAATGCTTATGATCAACCAAGAAGCTATAATAATACATTTATAAGTGGTGAAAGTGGAATCATAAGAAGGACCCGACCGGCAAGAGACGAACAATTAAAGCCAAATTCGAATCAAGGTAATGCTGAAAGGAGAATTCGTTTGGGAAATGCGGGACATGGCTCAAACAGGAGTAGTAAGCAAGAACAGCATAGTTCAAAACCAATCACTGCAGTG GAGAAGAAAGCTGCAGAAAATCATGCTgccgatgatgaaagttctacTGGAACCACTCACACGTATAAAAAGAGGAAGGCATCCAAGTCAGTTGTCCATAGAAATATTTCTGTATTGCTAGGAAGGGTGCGTGCGCCTTTCA